Proteins from a genomic interval of Gammaproteobacteria bacterium:
- the pal gene encoding peptidoglycan-associated lipoprotein Pal — MKSLTTQNACLLILLALTVAACETSETAAGPEPGPEPVGSDNATAAGGATAAGAGSGAIASGTVVNREGPPVAAEPGRSASGDWIGGPQGTLVIYFDYDRSSIREEYSQVLQAHGAWLAANQGQTVRLEGHADERGTPEYNLALGSRRANAVTQALTALGAAGAQLNAVSFGEERPAAEGADEMAWSQNRRVELVYETN; from the coding sequence ATGAAATCTCTCACAACCCAAAATGCCTGCCTTTTGATCCTGCTCGCGCTTACTGTTGCGGCCTGCGAAACCTCCGAAACGGCGGCAGGACCCGAGCCGGGCCCGGAACCGGTGGGCTCCGACAACGCAACAGCGGCCGGCGGGGCCACCGCCGCCGGCGCGGGCAGCGGCGCCATCGCCAGCGGCACGGTCGTCAACCGGGAGGGTCCGCCGGTCGCCGCCGAGCCCGGGCGCAGTGCCAGCGGAGACTGGATCGGCGGTCCCCAGGGCACGCTGGTGATCTATTTCGACTATGACCGAAGCTCGATCCGCGAGGAATACAGCCAGGTTCTCCAGGCCCACGGCGCCTGGCTTGCAGCCAACCAGGGACAGACCGTGCGGCTCGAGGGACACGCGGACGAACGCGGAACGCCCGAATACAACCTGGCGCTGGGATCGCGCCGGGCTAACGCCGTGACCCAGGCACTGACCGCGCTGGGCGCGGCCGGTGCACAATTGAACGCGGTAAGTTTCGGCGAGGAGCGTCCTGCCGCGGAAGGAGCCGACGAGATGGCATGGTCGCAGAATCGCCGTGTGGAGTTGGTATATGAAACGAACTGA
- the tolB gene encoding Tol-Pal system beta propeller repeat protein TolB, giving the protein MKLRYILGGRASPPSRRTRRPPSQALWLAVLALLPLAASAQLDIVITRSTQRAIPIAIVPFEWRVTLGLPYDFAEIVEADLERTGQFAPMGRETMITRPTRFSEMRLTNWRIMDVEAVLVGHVSGSEANPTVEFELVDVFAGESLLVYRLQSSRDAFRATAHRIADLVYEQLTGARGMFSTRLAYVQVTPGREEFRLIVADADGQNPIVVLRSTDPIMSPSWSPDGAWLAYVSFEAGHAEVFVQEVATGQRRPLSPDRTSASAPAWSPDGRFLAVARNVNANSDIYIYPIDGGSPRRLTRHSATETEPEFSPDGDRVYFTSDRGIGPQVYVAPARGGQAQRVSFTGSYNARPRLQPDRNQMAVVHQQDGRFRIGLMDLRDESLRLLTDGPLDESPSFAPNGRALIFGAGTTAGRGLGVYFIDSGVVRLLRAPEGILREPAWGPYEN; this is encoded by the coding sequence ATGAAACTTCGCTATATCCTGGGTGGGAGGGCGTCCCCGCCCTCCAGGAGGACGAGACGTCCTCCCTCCCAGGCGCTCTGGCTCGCCGTCCTCGCGCTCCTGCCGCTCGCGGCCTCCGCGCAGCTCGATATCGTCATTACGCGCTCCACGCAGCGCGCCATTCCCATCGCGATCGTTCCCTTCGAGTGGCGCGTGACGCTGGGGCTGCCGTATGACTTCGCCGAGATCGTGGAGGCCGACCTCGAGCGGACCGGACAGTTCGCGCCGATGGGCCGCGAGACGATGATTACCCGGCCGACCCGTTTTTCGGAAATGCGCCTGACCAACTGGCGCATCATGGACGTCGAGGCCGTGCTCGTCGGCCATGTGTCGGGCAGCGAAGCCAACCCGACCGTCGAGTTCGAGCTGGTGGACGTCTTTGCGGGCGAATCGCTCCTCGTCTACCGTCTGCAAAGTTCCCGGGACGCATTCCGCGCCACGGCCCACCGTATCGCCGACCTGGTCTACGAGCAGCTGACCGGCGCGCGCGGAATGTTCTCCACCCGCCTGGCCTATGTTCAGGTCACGCCGGGCCGTGAGGAATTCCGGCTGATCGTGGCCGACGCCGACGGCCAGAACCCGATCGTCGTGCTGCGCTCGACCGATCCCATCATGTCGCCGAGCTGGTCGCCGGACGGCGCCTGGCTGGCGTACGTGTCGTTCGAAGCCGGCCACGCCGAGGTCTTCGTGCAGGAGGTCGCGACCGGCCAGCGCCGGCCCCTGTCGCCGGACCGGACCTCCGCCAGCGCTCCCGCCTGGTCGCCCGACGGGAGATTCCTGGCGGTGGCCCGGAACGTGAACGCAAACAGCGACATCTATATCTACCCGATAGACGGGGGCTCGCCGCGGCGCCTGACGCGCCATTCCGCCACCGAGACCGAGCCCGAATTTTCCCCTGACGGCGATCGCGTGTACTTCACGTCCGACCGCGGGATCGGCCCGCAGGTGTACGTCGCGCCGGCGCGGGGCGGCCAGGCGCAACGGGTCAGTTTTACCGGCTCGTACAATGCGCGGCCGCGGCTGCAGCCGGACCGGAACCAGATGGCGGTCGTGCACCAGCAGGACGGGCGCTTCAGGATCGGCCTCATGGACCTGCGTGACGAGTCGCTGCGCCTGCTTACCGACGGCCCGCTGGACGAGTCGCCGAGTTTTGCTCCCAACGGCCGCGCGCTGATCTTCGGCGCGGGCACGACCGCCGGCCGGGGGCTGGGCGTCTATTTCATCGACAGCGGCGTAGTGCGCCTGCTGCGCGCGCCCGAGGGAATCCTTCGCGAACCCGCCTGGGGACCCTATGAAAACTGA
- a CDS encoding TonB C-terminal domain-containing protein: MMDRLKALIERVARSLRTGPGIRSPGANPNAPPLPMLRPCSWSVLGHAALMAFLLIGFATRIQPDEPAFGTIAIDGVVLDDEAVQREIQRLDELERAAVIEREREVERLRAQIEEQEQRQRRQEQELSALSTQTEQARRELSEQQTQASRQLSEMQRRQQEETERLERIERERQEEEERARTAEAERQAAEAERQRAEEETRKLAEEAEAAQRQIEETERRRREAELAERMRREMAEERRNEAIESGQLDEYKARIRQRIESNWSPPGGIPEGLMWVVLLDILPGNEVDGIRFEAFNGTETDRRYIETAIRRSSPLPEPPIPELFERQMRLRYPPTEQGE, translated from the coding sequence ATGATGGATCGCCTGAAGGCGCTGATTGAGCGTGTGGCTCGGTCCTTGCGGACCGGCCCGGGTATTCGCTCACCGGGTGCCAATCCCAACGCGCCACCGCTTCCCATGCTGCGTCCGTGCTCCTGGTCGGTATTAGGTCACGCCGCGCTGATGGCGTTCCTGCTGATCGGCTTTGCCACCCGGATTCAACCGGACGAGCCGGCCTTTGGTACCATCGCCATCGACGGCGTAGTGCTGGACGACGAGGCGGTTCAAAGGGAAATTCAGCGTCTCGACGAACTGGAGCGCGCGGCGGTGATCGAGCGCGAACGGGAGGTCGAGCGCCTGCGCGCGCAGATCGAGGAGCAGGAGCAGCGGCAGAGGCGCCAGGAACAGGAGTTGAGCGCCTTGAGCACGCAGACCGAGCAGGCCCGGCGCGAGCTGAGCGAGCAGCAGACGCAGGCCAGCCGCCAGCTCAGCGAGATGCAGCGCCGCCAGCAGGAAGAGACCGAGCGGCTGGAGCGGATCGAACGCGAGCGTCAGGAAGAGGAGGAGCGGGCCCGGACGGCCGAAGCCGAACGCCAGGCAGCTGAAGCGGAGAGGCAGCGCGCCGAGGAGGAGACCCGCAAGCTGGCCGAGGAGGCCGAGGCGGCGCAGCGCCAGATCGAGGAGACCGAGCGCAGAAGGCGGGAGGCCGAGCTGGCTGAGCGTATGCGCCGGGAAATGGCGGAGGAACGGCGAAATGAGGCCATCGAGTCCGGTCAACTCGACGAATACAAGGCGCGCATCCGGCAACGGATCGAAAGCAACTGGAGTCCACCGGGTGGAATCCCGGAGGGCCTGATGTGGGTTGTATTGCTGGACATCTTGCCCGGCAATGAAGTTGACGGAATTCGATTTGAGGCATTCAACGGTACGGAGACCGATCGCCGATACATTGAAACCGCAATTCGCCGATCGTCGCCGCTGCCCGAGCCGCCGATACCGGAGTTGTTCGAGCGACAAATGCGCCTGCGCTACCCACCGACGGAGCAGGGCGAATGA
- the tolR gene encoding protein TolR — MRRRLVNEINVVPYIDVMLVLLVIFMITAPLLTQGIHVDLPRLATEPLPQELIRDNRPLILTVDAEGRMYLNIGEDPDDAVESPVVVARAAAVLQRQPETPVLVRASEELPYGDVVTVMALLQRAGADKVGLVTRPLPVEE, encoded by the coding sequence ATGCGCCGCCGGCTCGTCAATGAAATCAACGTCGTTCCCTATATCGACGTCATGCTGGTGCTGCTGGTGATTTTCATGATCACCGCGCCACTGCTGACCCAGGGCATTCACGTCGACCTCCCGCGACTGGCGACCGAGCCGCTTCCGCAGGAGTTGATACGCGACAACCGGCCGCTCATTCTTACCGTGGATGCCGAGGGTCGGATGTATCTGAATATCGGCGAAGACCCCGACGATGCCGTGGAATCCCCGGTCGTGGTGGCGCGTGCCGCCGCCGTTCTGCAACGCCAGCCGGAAACGCCGGTGCTGGTTCGCGCCAGCGAGGAATTGCCTTACGGCGACGTGGTTACGGTGATGGCCCTGCTTCAGCGAGCGGGCGCGGACAAGGTCGGACTCGTGACGCGGCCGTTGCCTGTGGAGGAATGA
- the tolQ gene encoding protein TolQ produces the protein MGFWELISQATLLVQLIMGLLLAASILSWIIILQRRVILSGAERDLSDFEQAFKQRDSLESLFVALSRNKSRSTTGMAWVFEAGMREFHRQAARGKTDPERLVEVGRREMRLAQMNELERLESGLPWLATIGSVSPYVGLFGTVWGIMNSFRALGNVESATISLVAPGIAEALIATAMGLFAAIPAVIAYNRFAYRVGNLEIRYQAYREECVTLLSEHAHSDFELGG, from the coding sequence ATGGGATTCTGGGAACTGATCAGCCAGGCCACTCTGCTGGTGCAGCTGATCATGGGCCTGCTGCTGGCGGCTTCCATCCTGTCGTGGATCATCATCCTGCAACGGCGTGTAATCCTGAGCGGGGCCGAGCGTGACTTGAGCGATTTCGAGCAGGCGTTCAAGCAGCGTGACAGCCTGGAGTCACTGTTCGTGGCGCTATCGCGCAACAAGAGCCGCAGCACTACCGGCATGGCCTGGGTTTTCGAGGCCGGGATGCGCGAATTCCATCGCCAGGCGGCGCGCGGCAAGACCGATCCCGAGCGCCTGGTTGAAGTCGGCCGGCGGGAGATGCGACTGGCGCAGATGAACGAGTTGGAACGTCTGGAAAGCGGCCTGCCCTGGCTGGCCACGATCGGCTCGGTGAGTCCCTATGTCGGGCTGTTCGGGACCGTCTGGGGCATCATGAATTCCTTCCGTGCACTGGGCAACGTCGAGTCGGCCACGATTTCGCTGGTGGCGCCGGGTATCGCGGAGGCGCTGATCGCAACGGCCATGGGTCTGTTCGCCGCGATCCCCGCGGTCATCGCGTATAACCGCTTTGCCTATCGCGTGGGCAACCTGGAGATCCGCTATCAGGCCTACCGGGAAGAATGCGTGACGTTGTTGAGCGAACATGCCCATTCGGATTTCGAGTTAGGAGGCTAG
- the ruvB gene encoding Holliday junction branch migration DNA helicase RuvB, with protein sequence MNDKDDRILSGELRSDERDVENSVRPRQMSEFLGQRQVKERIEISVTAAGRRDEAMDHTLLYGPPGLGKTTLAQVIARELGVGLRHTSGPVLERPGDLAALLTNLKARDVLFVDEVHRLNPVVQELLYPAMEDFRLDIVIGEGPAAHTMRLKLKPFTLVGATTRAGLLSSPLRDRFGIQERLELYSREELQRIVLRSAGIMDIPCTPKGASEIAGRARGTPRVANRLLRRARDYAEVRADGKVSGRTAAAAMKLYNVHANGLDRMDRRLLSVLIERFNGGPAGVEALAAGIGEDRGTIEDVYEPFLVRAGFVLRTPRGRVAGPAAYSALGLKRPGKHGDNPPLEGLET encoded by the coding sequence GTGAACGACAAGGACGACCGGATTCTCTCGGGCGAGTTGCGGTCCGACGAGCGCGACGTGGAGAACTCCGTCCGTCCGCGGCAGATGTCGGAATTTCTCGGCCAGCGCCAGGTCAAGGAACGCATAGAGATCAGCGTGACGGCAGCCGGCAGGCGCGACGAAGCGATGGACCACACGCTCCTGTACGGTCCGCCGGGCCTGGGCAAGACGACCCTGGCGCAGGTGATCGCGCGCGAGCTCGGAGTCGGCCTGCGGCATACGTCCGGGCCGGTGCTTGAACGCCCGGGCGACCTGGCCGCGCTGCTGACCAATCTGAAGGCCCGCGACGTGCTGTTCGTGGATGAGGTGCACCGGCTGAACCCGGTCGTACAGGAATTGCTCTATCCAGCGATGGAGGACTTTCGGCTCGACATCGTGATCGGCGAGGGCCCGGCCGCGCACACCATGCGGCTGAAGCTCAAGCCCTTCACGCTGGTGGGAGCGACCACGAGGGCGGGCCTGCTGTCCTCGCCGCTGCGCGACCGTTTCGGAATACAGGAACGGCTGGAACTGTATTCCAGGGAAGAGCTGCAGCGCATCGTCCTGCGCTCCGCCGGAATCATGGACATCCCCTGCACGCCGAAGGGAGCGTCGGAAATCGCCGGGCGCGCGCGCGGCACGCCGCGTGTGGCCAACCGCCTGCTGAGGCGGGCCCGCGACTATGCCGAAGTGCGGGCCGACGGCAAGGTGAGCGGCAGGACAGCAGCCGCCGCGATGAAGCTGTACAACGTGCACGCCAACGGCCTGGACCGCATGGACCGGCGCCTGCTGAGCGTGCTGATCGAGCGCTTCAACGGCGGGCCGGCGGGCGTCGAGGCGCTGGCGGCCGGAATAGGCGAGGACCGCGGCACGATCGAGGACGTCTACGAGCCGTTTCTGGTGCGCGCGGGCTTCGTGTTGCGCACTCCGCGCGGCCGGGTGGCGGGCCCCGCCGCCTACTCGGCACTGGGCCTGAAGAGGCCCGGAAAACACGGCGATAATCCGCCGTTGGAAGGACTGGAAACGTGA
- the ruvA gene encoding Holliday junction branch migration protein RuvA — MIGSLKGRLLAVEPPMILLDVHGVGFELQLPLSDLSELPAVGGELKVSTQLVQREDELSLYGFRKTADRAWFRELIRVPGIGPKLALNIVSQSGVAEFAEQIQAGDVKALTRLPGIGPKTASRLIVEMRGRLEAVPAHGESSAANLALKALTGLGYTPVEAARMLKQVGDPGGRDVEELVREALSGGVAAS; from the coding sequence ATGATCGGTTCGCTGAAAGGCAGGCTGCTGGCTGTGGAGCCGCCGATGATCCTGCTGGACGTGCACGGCGTGGGCTTCGAACTGCAACTGCCGCTCAGCGACCTGTCCGAACTGCCGGCGGTGGGCGGGGAGCTGAAGGTTTCGACGCAACTGGTGCAGCGCGAAGACGAGCTCAGCCTGTACGGTTTCCGGAAAACGGCCGATCGCGCCTGGTTCCGCGAACTCATCCGCGTGCCGGGCATCGGTCCGAAACTGGCGCTCAACATCGTCTCGCAAAGCGGCGTGGCCGAATTCGCCGAACAGATCCAGGCCGGCGATGTCAAGGCGCTGACCCGCCTGCCAGGCATCGGTCCCAAGACCGCCAGCCGTCTTATCGTCGAGATGCGCGGCCGGCTGGAAGCGGTTCCGGCGCACGGCGAGTCCAGCGCCGCCAACCTGGCGCTCAAGGCGCTGACGGGATTGGGCTATACGCCGGTCGAAGCCGCGCGCATGCTCAAGCAGGTCGGCGATCCCGGCGGCCGGGACGTGGAGGAACTGGTGCGCGAGGCCTTGTCCGGAGGGGTTGCCGCGTCGTGA
- the ruvC gene encoding crossover junction endodeoxyribonuclease RuvC produces MNAPVRIMGVDPGSRFTGWGVIESDGTESRYVDSGCIALARGQPMGERLARIFTELGDIARRTRIDEAAIETVFMHKNAQSALKLGQARGAALCALIMAGVAEPAEYSPRRVKQAVCGYGAAGKDQVSAMVARLLDYDEELAEDEADGLALGICHAHHRRMAQTAEFARSRKEEAVS; encoded by the coding sequence GTGAACGCCCCGGTCCGGATCATGGGTGTGGATCCCGGTTCCCGATTCACCGGCTGGGGAGTCATCGAAAGCGACGGCACCGAAAGCCGCTACGTGGACAGCGGCTGCATCGCCCTGGCGCGCGGCCAGCCGATGGGGGAGCGCCTGGCCCGGATCTTCACCGAGCTGGGCGATATCGCCCGGCGGACGAGGATCGACGAGGCCGCGATCGAGACCGTCTTCATGCACAAGAACGCGCAAAGCGCGCTCAAGCTGGGCCAGGCGCGCGGCGCCGCGCTGTGCGCGCTGATCATGGCGGGGGTGGCCGAACCGGCCGAGTATTCGCCGCGGCGCGTCAAGCAGGCCGTGTGCGGCTACGGGGCCGCCGGCAAGGACCAGGTGAGCGCCATGGTGGCGCGATTGCTGGATTACGACGAGGAACTGGCCGAGGACGAGGCCGACGGTCTGGCGCTGGGAATTTGCCACGCGCACCATCGGCGCATGGCGCAGACGGCGGAGTTCGCCCGCAGCCGGAAGGAAGAAGCCGTCTCATGA
- a CDS encoding YebC/PmpR family DNA-binding transcriptional regulator — translation MAGHSKWANIQHRKSRQDAKRGKLFTRLAREITVAARTGGPDPANNAQLRLAIEKARAQSLPKDNINRAISRGTSGGEGADLEEVTYEGYSAGGAAILLRCLTDNRNRTVAEVRHGFSKHGGNLGADGAVAYLFSEVAVFTYSPDSNEAAIIDAAIEGGAEDVVSDDDGTIEVLADPRDFSAVLEALRGAELPPENAEVTMRASVDAPLDNKRSEQALRLLEYLQDLDDVQDVWTNAELQPVGGD, via the coding sequence ATGGCGGGGCACTCAAAGTGGGCCAATATCCAGCACCGCAAGAGCCGGCAGGACGCCAAACGCGGTAAACTCTTCACACGCCTCGCGCGCGAAATCACCGTCGCCGCGCGCACGGGCGGACCGGACCCCGCCAATAACGCCCAACTCAGGCTGGCCATCGAGAAAGCGCGCGCCCAGAGCCTGCCCAAGGACAATATCAACCGCGCGATCAGCCGCGGGACCAGCGGTGGCGAAGGCGCCGACCTCGAGGAGGTCACCTACGAGGGCTACAGCGCCGGCGGCGCGGCGATCCTGCTGCGCTGCCTGACCGACAACCGCAACCGCACGGTGGCGGAAGTCCGCCACGGTTTCAGCAAGCACGGCGGCAACCTGGGCGCCGACGGCGCCGTCGCCTACCTGTTCAGCGAAGTAGCCGTGTTCACCTATTCGCCGGACTCGAACGAGGCGGCGATCATCGACGCGGCGATTGAAGGCGGGGCCGAGGACGTGGTCAGCGACGACGACGGGACGATCGAGGTGCTGGCCGACCCGCGCGACTTTTCCGCGGTGCTGGAAGCCTTGCGTGGAGCCGAACTTCCGCCGGAAAACGCCGAAGTCACGATGCGCGCGTCGGTCGACGCGCCGCTGGACAACAAGCGCTCGGAGCAGGCGCTGAGACTTCTCGAGTACCTGCAGGACCTGGACGACGTGCAGGACGTGTGGACCAACGCCGAACTGCAACCGGTGGGCGGCGACTGA
- the lpdA gene encoding dihydrolipoyl dehydrogenase, whose product MTDKYDVIVVGGGPAGYVGAIRAAQLGMSVACVDDWRDGKGKPALGGTCLNAGCIPSKVLLESSELYHRTREEFAGHGIMIPEVKLDLDAMQDRKNRIVRQLTTGINALFRANGVTAFNGWGKLLAGRQVEVTPHEGDPHLLHAEHVILAAGSLPVELPIAPFDGEYIVDSEGALEFDRPPHRLGVIGGGVIGLELGSVWNRLGSEVTILEAMDRFLFMADSQVAREAQRQFKRQGLDTRLGAKVESARRVDEQVEVRFSDREGDHHITVDRLVVAVGRRPATEGLIDESAGIVLTERGHVQVDGNCRTSADGVWAIGDLVRGPMLAHKGSEEGMMVAEMIAGRSAEVNYGAIPSVIYTSPEIAWVGRTEEELQQSGQSYKVGAFNMAANGRAKAMAQDAGLAKFLSDPDTDAILGVHIVGPMAGELIQEAVLAMEFEASTEDLQRTVHGHPTLCEALHEAALSVDKRAIHAINR is encoded by the coding sequence ATGACTGATAAATATGATGTAATCGTCGTTGGCGGCGGTCCTGCCGGCTACGTGGGAGCGATACGCGCCGCGCAACTCGGCATGTCGGTGGCCTGCGTGGACGACTGGCGCGACGGCAAGGGCAAGCCGGCGCTGGGCGGCACCTGCCTGAACGCCGGCTGCATACCATCCAAGGTGCTTCTCGAATCATCCGAGCTGTACCACCGGACCCGCGAGGAGTTTGCCGGCCACGGCATCATGATCCCGGAAGTGAAGCTGGACCTGGACGCGATGCAGGACCGCAAGAACCGTATCGTTCGCCAGCTCACTACGGGCATCAACGCGCTGTTTCGCGCCAACGGCGTAACGGCCTTTAACGGGTGGGGGAAACTGCTGGCCGGCCGGCAGGTGGAAGTCACTCCGCACGAGGGCGACCCGCACCTGCTGCACGCCGAACATGTCATTCTGGCCGCCGGTTCGCTGCCGGTGGAGTTGCCGATCGCGCCATTCGACGGCGAATACATCGTGGATTCGGAAGGCGCGCTGGAGTTCGACCGTCCGCCGCATCGCCTGGGGGTCATCGGCGGAGGGGTCATCGGGCTGGAGCTCGGCAGCGTCTGGAATAGGCTGGGTTCGGAAGTCACGATCCTGGAGGCCATGGACCGCTTTCTGTTCATGGCCGACAGCCAGGTGGCCCGCGAGGCCCAGCGCCAGTTCAAGCGCCAGGGGCTGGACACGCGCCTGGGCGCGAAGGTGGAAAGCGCCCGCCGCGTGGACGAACAGGTGGAAGTGCGGTTCAGCGACCGGGAGGGCGATCATCACATCACCGTGGACAGGCTGGTGGTAGCGGTCGGCAGAAGGCCGGCGACCGAAGGCCTGATCGACGAGAGCGCCGGGATCGTCCTGACCGAAAGAGGCCATGTGCAGGTGGACGGAAACTGCCGCACCAGCGCGGATGGCGTTTGGGCGATCGGCGACCTGGTCCGCGGGCCGATGCTGGCGCACAAGGGCTCCGAGGAGGGCATGATGGTGGCCGAGATGATCGCCGGCCGGTCCGCCGAGGTGAATTACGGCGCCATCCCATCGGTGATCTACACCTCGCCCGAGATCGCCTGGGTGGGGCGGACCGAGGAAGAACTGCAGCAGTCCGGACAGTCCTACAAGGTGGGCGCCTTCAACATGGCGGCCAACGGCCGGGCCAAGGCCATGGCGCAGGACGCGGGCCTGGCGAAGTTTCTGTCGGACCCCGACACCGATGCGATCCTGGGCGTGCACATCGTCGGCCCCATGGCCGGCGAGCTGATCCAGGAGGCGGTGCTGGCGATGGAGTTCGAGGCCAGCACCGAGGACCTGCAGCGCACGGTCCACGGCCACCCCACGCTGTGCGAGGCCCTTCACGAAGCGGCCCTTTCGGTGGACAAGCGCGCCATCCACGCCATAAACCGCTAG
- the odhB gene encoding 2-oxoglutarate dehydrogenase complex dihydrolipoyllysine-residue succinyltransferase yields MSKSIEIRTPELPESVADAKVLVWHKSAGESVVQDENLADLETDKVVLEVPAPADGVLEKILADAGAVVNAGTPLAVLDAAADGGGAVVGDAAPESAGDGAGRPAIETAAGGNGSVAMSPAVRRLLEEHDLDISSIKGSGKRGRVLKRDVLAVLSSAAGAATAARVEEPDTAEADAGETIEAPPAPAAQPARQERRETMSRLRARIAQRMVESQREAAMLTTFNDADMSAVLDLRRRHGEEFEARHGVRIGFMSFFVAASVAALKRFPVVNASVEGDEIVYHDYYDVGVAVSTERGLLVPVLRDADRLSFADIEQTIGTFASRARAGTIGLDELTGGTFTITNGGVFGSLMSTPILNPPQSGILGMHRIEQRAVVVDGEIVARPMMHLALSYDHRIVDGREAVLFLSEIKKSIEDPARMILSF; encoded by the coding sequence ATGAGCAAGTCAATCGAGATCAGGACGCCGGAACTTCCCGAATCGGTGGCCGACGCCAAGGTCCTGGTCTGGCACAAGTCGGCCGGCGAGTCCGTGGTGCAGGACGAGAACCTGGCCGACCTGGAAACCGACAAGGTGGTGCTGGAAGTGCCGGCGCCGGCGGACGGCGTGCTGGAGAAGATCCTGGCTGACGCCGGCGCGGTGGTGAACGCAGGAACGCCGCTGGCCGTGCTGGACGCGGCCGCGGACGGCGGCGGTGCGGTCGTCGGCGATGCGGCGCCGGAGTCCGCCGGGGACGGCGCCGGACGCCCGGCAATCGAGACGGCCGCCGGCGGTAACGGTTCCGTTGCGATGTCGCCTGCGGTCCGGCGGCTCCTGGAAGAGCACGATCTCGACATATCGTCGATCAAGGGCAGCGGCAAGCGGGGCAGGGTTCTCAAGCGCGACGTGCTGGCGGTGCTGAGCAGCGCGGCCGGCGCGGCCACCGCGGCCCGGGTCGAGGAACCGGATACGGCCGAGGCGGACGCCGGTGAAACGATCGAGGCGCCGCCCGCGCCCGCGGCACAGCCGGCCCGACAGGAAAGGCGCGAGACCATGAGCCGCCTTAGGGCCCGCATCGCCCAGCGGATGGTGGAATCGCAGCGCGAGGCGGCCATGCTGACCACGTTCAACGACGCCGACATGAGCGCTGTGCTCGATCTGCGCCGCCGCCACGGCGAGGAATTCGAGGCCCGGCACGGAGTGCGGATCGGTTTCATGAGCTTTTTCGTGGCCGCCAGCGTTGCGGCCCTCAAGCGCTTTCCGGTAGTCAACGCCAGCGTGGAGGGCGACGAGATCGTCTATCACGACTACTACGACGTCGGCGTGGCCGTATCCACCGAACGCGGGCTGCTGGTGCCCGTGCTGCGTGACGCCGACCGGCTGAGCTTCGCCGACATCGAGCAGACGATCGGCACCTTCGCTTCGCGGGCGCGCGCCGGGACCATCGGGCTGGACGAACTGACCGGAGGCACTTTTACGATCACCAACGGCGGCGTATTCGGCTCGCTGATGTCCACGCCGATTCTGAACCCTCCGCAGAGCGGAATACTCGGCATGCATCGCATCGAGCAGCGGGCCGTGGTGGTGGACGGCGAGATCGTCGCCCGCCCGATGATGCACCTCGCGCTCAGTTACGACCACCGCATCGTGGACGGCCGCGAAGCCGTGCTGTTCCTGTCGGAAATCAAGAAGTCAATCGAAGATCCGGCCCGCATGATTCTTTCTTTCTAG